A genome region from Sphingobacteriaceae bacterium GW460-11-11-14-LB5 includes the following:
- a CDS encoding magnesium chelatase has protein sequence MQNTTLGELKTTGYKSRSVKEELRENLIKVLRDKKTEFEGIIGYDETVIPELQTAILSRHNILLLGLRGQAKTRIARLMVNLLDEYVPYVAGSEIFDDPLNPISWYAKNEIAIKGDDTEIAWLHRSERYTEKLATPDVTVADLIGDVDPIKAATLKLTYNDERVIHFGLIPRAHRSIFVINELPDLQARIQVALFNMLQEKDIQIRGFKLRLPLDIQFVFTANPEDYTNRGSIVTPLKDRIESQILTHYPKTIEISRKITFQEAKLTADQKANIEADGLVKDLIEQIAFEARKSEYIDQKSGVSARLTISAYENLISTAERRMLIAGEKNTFIRLSDLAGIIPAITGKIELVYEGELEGPAHVATTLIGKAVKTLFARYFPDPEKAKKSKTANPYTEVTEWFTEGNNVDVTDTLTNAQYKKALMLVPGLYDLVKKFHPKLSENQTLLLMEFVLHGLAEYSQLSKNFLNGGFGFADMFGSLFNAEFDEEEDEDDFR, from the coding sequence ATGCAAAACACCACATTAGGCGAATTAAAAACAACAGGATATAAATCGAGATCTGTAAAAGAAGAGCTTAGGGAAAATCTGATTAAAGTGCTCCGCGATAAAAAAACCGAATTTGAAGGCATTATAGGCTATGATGAAACGGTGATTCCTGAATTGCAAACCGCCATTTTATCGCGCCATAATATTTTACTTTTAGGTTTACGTGGGCAGGCAAAAACACGTATTGCCCGTTTAATGGTAAACCTATTAGACGAATATGTACCATATGTTGCCGGAAGTGAGATTTTTGATGATCCATTGAACCCAATTTCATGGTATGCGAAAAACGAAATTGCCATAAAAGGCGATGATACCGAAATTGCCTGGTTGCACCGCAGCGAAAGATATACCGAGAAACTGGCCACACCGGATGTTACTGTTGCCGATTTAATTGGCGATGTTGACCCGATTAAAGCTGCTACATTAAAATTAACTTATAATGATGAACGTGTAATCCACTTTGGTTTAATTCCGCGTGCACACCGCAGCATTTTCGTGATTAATGAACTGCCCGATTTACAGGCGCGTATCCAGGTGGCCTTATTTAACATGCTACAGGAAAAAGATATCCAGATCCGTGGTTTCAAATTGCGTTTACCATTGGATATCCAGTTTGTGTTTACCGCAAACCCTGAAGATTATACCAACCGTGGAAGTATCGTTACCCCTTTGAAAGATAGGATTGAAAGTCAGATTTTAACCCACTACCCTAAAACCATCGAAATTTCTCGTAAAATCACTTTTCAGGAGGCAAAACTAACCGCCGATCAAAAAGCCAATATTGAAGCTGATGGTCTGGTGAAAGACCTGATTGAACAGATTGCTTTCGAGGCGCGTAAAAGCGAATATATCGATCAAAAATCGGGTGTATCGGCAAGATTAACCATTTCGGCTTATGAAAATCTAATCAGCACAGCAGAAAGAAGAATGCTGATTGCTGGTGAGAAAAATACTTTTATCCGCTTATCTGACCTGGCAGGAATTATCCCGGCAATAACCGGTAAAATTGAACTGGTTTACGAAGGTGAACTGGAGGGCCCAGCACATGTTGCCACCACCTTAATTGGCAAAGCAGTTAAAACTTTATTTGCACGTTACTTCCCTGATCCTGAAAAAGCGAAAAAAAGCAAAACGGCCAACCCTTATACCGAAGTAACTGAATGGTTTACCGAAGGTAATAATGTTGATGTTACCGATACTTTAACCAATGCACAGTATAAAAAAGCGTTGATGCTGGTGCCTGGTTTATATGATCTGGTCAAGAAATTTCATCCTAAATTAAGCGAAAACCAGACTTTATTGTTAATGGAATTCGTGTTGCATGGTTTAGCCGAGTACTCACAATTGAGCAAAAACTTTTTAAATGGCGGCTTCGGTTTCGCTGATATGTTTGGCAGTTTATTTAACGCCGAATTTGATGAAGAAGAGGACGAAGACGATTTCAGATAA
- a CDS encoding metallophosphatase, translating to MGRLPFIIAACIFIIAFDIYCYKAIIAVFKKWKPTTKKIFGIVYWTYSALLIIGVFCGIYLNLFLTLRAIILVAFFLTVACKLAMLPFLVLDDLRRLFIKIFRRNRKSEVSTAQSAATVAEPISRSEFLVKAGLVAAAVPLTSLSWGIISGAYDYQVRRVNLILPNLPKAFDGITMGQISDIHSGSFYNKTAVKGGVEMLLGEKPDFVFFTGDLVNNLTNEVRDYQDIFSKVKAPLGVYSSLGNHDYGDYYFGKESSPAKVKNLKDMVDVHKVMGYDLLMNENRRLKVDGEEIGILGIENWGMGRFPKYGKMEQAVQNTDDLPIKLLLSHDPSHWRGEVLKKYPQIDAMFSGHTHGMQFGVRLKEVQWSPVQYIYKEWAGLYQEQKQQLYVNVGYGFLGYPGRVGILPEITIFTLKRA from the coding sequence ATGGGAAGATTACCTTTTATCATTGCCGCCTGCATTTTTATTATTGCATTTGATATTTATTGCTATAAAGCCATTATTGCTGTTTTTAAAAAATGGAAACCGACTACTAAAAAAATATTTGGTATTGTTTACTGGACTTATAGCGCATTATTGATTATTGGTGTTTTCTGTGGCATTTACCTCAACCTTTTCCTTACGTTAAGGGCCATTATTTTGGTGGCTTTCTTTTTAACAGTGGCCTGTAAACTGGCGATGTTGCCTTTTCTGGTACTGGATGATTTACGCAGGTTATTCATTAAAATTTTTAGAAGGAACAGAAAAAGTGAAGTTTCAACTGCACAAAGTGCAGCAACTGTGGCAGAACCCATCTCACGTTCTGAATTTTTAGTTAAAGCCGGATTGGTGGCCGCGGCAGTGCCCTTAACTTCGCTAAGCTGGGGCATTATTTCCGGCGCATACGATTATCAGGTACGACGGGTAAATTTAATCCTCCCTAACTTACCGAAGGCTTTTGACGGGATCACCATGGGACAGATTTCCGACATCCACTCCGGAAGTTTTTACAATAAAACAGCCGTAAAAGGCGGTGTAGAAATGCTGTTGGGCGAGAAACCAGATTTCGTCTTTTTTACCGGCGATTTGGTGAACAACCTGACCAATGAAGTAAGAGATTATCAGGATATATTTTCGAAAGTAAAAGCACCCCTCGGTGTATATTCATCATTAGGCAACCACGACTACGGTGATTATTATTTTGGCAAAGAATCTTCTCCTGCCAAGGTAAAAAACCTGAAAGATATGGTTGACGTACATAAAGTAATGGGTTACGACCTGCTCATGAACGAAAACCGCAGGTTAAAAGTAGACGGAGAAGAAATCGGGATTTTAGGGATCGAAAACTGGGGAATGGGCCGTTTCCCAAAATATGGGAAAATGGAGCAGGCGGTTCAAAATACGGATGATTTACCCATTAAACTATTACTGAGTCACGATCCTTCACACTGGCGCGGAGAGGTTTTGAAAAAATACCCGCAAATAGATGCCATGTTCAGCGGACATACCCACGGCATGCAGTTTGGTGTTCGTTTAAAGGAAGTTCAATGGAGCCCGGTGCAATACATTTACAAAGAATGGGCAGGTTTATACCAGGAGCAAAAGCAACAGCTTTACGTTAATGTAGGCTACGGCTTTTTAGGTTATCCGGGTAGGGTTGGCATTTTACCGGAGATCACGATATTTACCTTAAAGCGGGCATAG
- a CDS encoding DNA-binding response regulator has translation MSKEVKILIVEDDENLRFLVAHRLKAEGYTVLEANDGEAGERMILADQPDIVLLDWMMPGKQGAEVCENVRKQGFENLIIMMTAKAQDVDKIDAYNFGASDYITKPFNMDVLVAMLESKVKFIVNKDTAEIHRFGNMEHHPNIHTLFRDGKKIELTILENRILLYFLRNPGKVINRDELMLVVWGYNSDVNTRTLDMHIVRLRKKIELNPDNPQLLQTVRGVGYRFNAG, from the coding sequence ATGTCTAAAGAAGTAAAAATATTAATCGTAGAAGATGATGAAAATCTTCGCTTTCTTGTGGCCCACCGTTTAAAGGCTGAAGGTTATACTGTGCTTGAAGCAAATGATGGCGAAGCTGGTGAAAGAATGATTTTGGCCGATCAGCCTGATATTGTTTTATTAGATTGGATGATGCCGGGCAAACAGGGCGCCGAAGTTTGCGAGAATGTGCGCAAGCAGGGTTTCGAAAACCTTATTATTATGATGACTGCCAAAGCACAGGATGTAGATAAAATCGACGCTTATAACTTTGGTGCATCTGATTATATCACCAAACCATTTAACATGGATGTTTTAGTGGCGATGTTGGAGAGCAAAGTGAAATTTATCGTGAATAAAGATACCGCTGAAATTCACCGTTTTGGTAATATGGAACATCATCCAAACATCCACACGTTGTTCAGGGATGGAAAGAAAATTGAGTTAACGATATTGGAAAACCGTATCCTGCTTTATTTCCTGCGTAATCCTGGTAAGGTAATCAACCGTGATGAATTAATGCTGGTGGTGTGGGGTTACAACTCTGATGTAAATACCCGTACGCTCGATATGCATATTGTGCGCTTACGCAAGAAGATAGAATTGAATCCCGATAATCCGCAGTTGTTACAGACAGTAAGGGGTGTAGGGTATCGCTTTAACGCGGGATAA
- a CDS encoding two-component sensor histidine kinase, whose amino-acid sequence MALDKKSGYRKNFSLGVTFIVLISILFILSLFLAFNYSKKSIENDFVSEKVNVLEQSIKPYNDFFQNKMPEVSYYSGFLDSSTAAKFVDTVMLKYPFISKVTFYDTEVKNVPVKDGINANHLGIGPKSIFQFGKGVKPDSVKLYSEDDTRSFNVGSDFNAIAIKLATFVEDLDTASVPTQEELFTNFSIVNSNENKITYLNIPRREDLRIYKDMIRRKLNPAPVYPQDVMVFKLDAHKIKIVNTRPLLYQTIRIEPLTYDPIDTSDENITTEIALPGAFSDFKLYLISSKSYIKKEIFIYFMPIALVLLLVYGVLLLVAFLIYRNLNINSKMFKLQYDFVNNLTHEFKTPVSVIKIAGNNIKSATALSQREQQLYGKILDEEADKLNGLMNKLLAFTQIENKAIKLNQEEVNIVDFIESTIESHTLKHPDFKMTYEVVGFKTFITDPVLLGSLFDNLAENAYKYSKPEQKKLHISAKLIKGVLVFRFADKGIGIAASELNNIFKKFFRIQNEYNQMGSVGLGLAFCKELVNFMEGEISVKSKVGSGTEFKIVLPYNS is encoded by the coding sequence ATGGCCTTAGATAAAAAAAGTGGTTATCGTAAAAATTTCTCCCTCGGTGTAACCTTCATTGTACTCATTTCCATTCTTTTTATCCTATCGCTTTTTTTAGCGTTTAACTATAGCAAAAAATCGATTGAGAACGATTTTGTATCTGAAAAAGTCAATGTGCTCGAGCAAAGTATTAAACCTTACAACGATTTCTTTCAGAATAAAATGCCCGAAGTTTCTTATTACAGTGGCTTTTTAGATTCTTCTACAGCAGCGAAGTTTGTAGATACCGTGATGTTAAAATACCCTTTTATCTCGAAGGTTACTTTTTACGATACGGAGGTGAAAAATGTTCCTGTAAAAGATGGGATCAATGCCAACCACCTGGGCATTGGGCCGAAATCTATTTTCCAGTTTGGTAAGGGCGTAAAGCCCGATTCGGTAAAATTGTATTCAGAAGATGATACCAGGTCTTTTAATGTAGGGAGCGATTTTAATGCAATTGCCATTAAACTGGCCACTTTTGTTGAGGATCTTGATACTGCATCGGTACCTACACAAGAAGAGCTGTTTACCAATTTTTCTATCGTTAACTCGAACGAAAATAAAATCACCTACCTTAATATTCCCCGTCGCGAGGATTTAAGGATTTATAAGGATATGATCAGGCGCAAGCTTAACCCGGCTCCCGTTTATCCACAGGATGTAATGGTTTTTAAATTGGATGCGCATAAAATAAAGATCGTTAATACAAGACCTTTGTTGTACCAAACCATCAGGATTGAACCTTTAACTTACGATCCGATTGATACTTCTGATGAAAATATTACTACTGAAATAGCCTTGCCTGGTGCATTTTCTGATTTTAAGCTGTACCTCATTTCATCAAAATCTTACATCAAGAAAGAAATTTTTATTTACTTCATGCCAATTGCCCTGGTGCTCTTGCTGGTATATGGGGTGCTTTTATTGGTTGCTTTTTTAATTTACCGTAACCTGAACATCAATAGTAAAATGTTTAAGTTGCAGTACGATTTTGTGAATAACCTTACGCACGAGTTTAAAACGCCCGTCAGTGTGATCAAGATTGCAGGGAACAATATTAAAAGTGCTACTGCACTGAGCCAAAGGGAACAGCAGCTTTATGGCAAGATACTGGATGAAGAAGCCGATAAACTGAATGGTTTAATGAACAAATTACTGGCCTTTACGCAGATCGAAAATAAGGCAATTAAGCTGAACCAGGAAGAGGTTAATATTGTTGACTTTATAGAGAGCACCATCGAATCGCATACATTGAAGCATCCCGATTTTAAGATGACCTATGAGGTGGTGGGCTTTAAAACCTTTATTACCGATCCGGTGTTATTGGGGAGTTTATTCGATAATCTGGCAGAGAATGCCTATAAATATTCGAAACCAGAACAGAAAAAATTACACATTAGCGCAAAGCTGATTAAAGGGGTACTGGTTTTCCGCTTTGCCGATAAAGGGATCGGTATCGCAGCATCAGAATTAAACAATATATTTAAGAAGTTTTTCAGGATTCAGAATGAATATAACCAGATGGGCAGTGTAGGCCTGGGTTTGGCATTCTGCAAAGAACTGGTTAACTTTATGGAGGGAGAAATCTCGGTAAAAAGTAAAGTAGGAAGTGGTACCGAATTTAAAATTGTACTGCCTTATAATAGTTAA
- a CDS encoding peptidase, producing MLKKIFLLLMVALIWACKGTDNDTIPVDDFFKTQDKAYYRISPDGKSLSYLKLHDKKLDLFVEDLATGNSVQLTHLNGKNISFHFWTSNNELIYYTEDESKERKSDIFVINKDGSKQVQLSANEKNRLRVIEDQLIDDKYIIVASNKRDSTVFDVYRLNVRNGKMDIAAKNPGNITEWMTDNRGVLKIAVASDGVNETLMYRENENQAFAPVITNNFETTLQPIAFSEDQPNILYVISNVNRDKNALVALDLKSGKEKQVLFANDTLNVVDAKYSRPQKKMLFVTCETWKKEKYYLDDSTKITYSKIDRLLPGTEWKIMDKDKMDKVFVVRTFTDKNPGSYYLYTVSENKLKKLTDISPSIKQGDMSAMKPICFKSSDHLTINGYLTLPKNKKAVNLPVVVLPHNGPAGRNSWGYNAEVQFLANRGYAVLQVNYRGSTGYGKSFYAAGFKQWSDKIQEDVNDGVKWLIAKKIANPKKIAIYGNGFGGYIALNCLYKNPDLYKCGGSNSGVINLFSYLKTIPPFLKANLQMYYEIVGNPVTDTDYMRFASPVFHADRFKSPVFIAQNPKDPRVNVAEGVQFIKELKKRNVQVTYIEKEEGPNPIVRQQSRTALYKALEEFLQENLGKK from the coding sequence ATGCTAAAAAAGATTTTTCTATTGTTAATGGTTGCATTGATTTGGGCTTGTAAAGGCACGGACAATGATACTATTCCTGTGGACGATTTTTTTAAAACGCAGGATAAAGCCTATTATCGCATTTCTCCGGACGGGAAAAGTCTTTCTTATTTAAAACTCCATGATAAAAAACTTGATCTTTTTGTGGAAGATCTGGCCACTGGAAATAGTGTTCAGTTAACCCATTTGAATGGAAAGAATATCAGTTTTCATTTCTGGACCAGCAATAATGAGTTGATTTATTATACTGAAGACGAATCTAAAGAGCGTAAATCGGATATTTTCGTCATCAATAAAGATGGAAGTAAGCAGGTTCAGCTGAGTGCCAACGAGAAAAATAGGCTGAGGGTAATAGAAGATCAGTTAATTGATGATAAATATATTATTGTTGCATCCAACAAACGCGATTCGACGGTTTTCGATGTTTATCGCTTAAATGTTCGGAATGGTAAGATGGATATTGCGGCCAAAAACCCTGGTAACATTACCGAATGGATGACGGATAACAGAGGGGTATTGAAAATTGCAGTAGCGAGCGACGGGGTGAATGAAACCTTAATGTACCGCGAAAACGAAAATCAAGCCTTTGCTCCGGTAATTACCAATAATTTCGAAACCACTTTACAGCCAATTGCTTTTTCAGAAGACCAACCGAATATACTCTATGTTATTTCTAATGTAAATAGGGATAAGAATGCACTTGTGGCACTCGATTTAAAAAGTGGTAAAGAAAAACAGGTGCTTTTTGCAAACGATACCTTAAACGTAGTTGATGCCAAATACTCGCGACCACAAAAGAAAATGCTTTTTGTAACCTGCGAAACCTGGAAAAAGGAAAAATATTACCTTGACGATAGTACCAAAATTACCTATTCGAAAATAGACCGGCTTTTGCCAGGCACCGAATGGAAGATTATGGATAAAGATAAAATGGACAAGGTTTTTGTAGTAAGAACATTTACCGATAAAAATCCAGGCTCTTATTATCTATATACGGTTAGCGAGAATAAACTTAAAAAACTAACTGATATTAGCCCATCTATTAAACAGGGCGATATGAGTGCCATGAAACCCATCTGTTTTAAAAGTTCTGATCATTTAACCATTAACGGCTATTTAACCTTACCCAAAAATAAAAAGGCTGTTAATTTACCTGTTGTGGTTTTGCCACATAATGGCCCTGCAGGAAGAAACAGCTGGGGTTATAATGCAGAAGTTCAGTTCCTGGCTAACCGCGGTTATGCTGTTTTGCAGGTAAACTATCGTGGATCTACCGGTTATGGAAAATCTTTTTATGCGGCTGGTTTCAAGCAGTGGAGCGATAAAATCCAGGAAGATGTTAATGATGGCGTAAAATGGTTAATTGCCAAAAAAATTGCCAACCCTAAAAAAATCGCCATTTATGGCAATGGTTTTGGTGGTTATATCGCATTAAATTGTTTGTATAAAAATCCCGATCTTTATAAATGTGGTGGATCAAATTCAGGTGTAATCAATTTGTTTAGTTACCTGAAAACCATTCCGCCGTTTTTAAAAGCGAATCTGCAGATGTATTATGAAATTGTTGGCAATCCGGTAACCGATACCGATTATATGCGGTTTGCATCGCCTGTTTTTCATGCCGATCGCTTTAAATCTCCTGTTTTTATCGCACAAAATCCTAAAGATCCGCGTGTTAATGTAGCAGAAGGCGTTCAGTTTATTAAAGAACTGAAAAAACGAAATGTTCAGGTTACCTATATCGAAAAGGAAGAGGGACCAAACCCGATTGTCCGCCAGCAGAGTAGAACGGCTTTGTATAAAGCTTTGGAAGAATTTTTACAGGAAAATCTAGGTAAGAAATAG
- a CDS encoding pyrophosphatase, translated as MTINEAQETVDRWIKTTGIRYFNELTNTAILMEEVGEVARIMARKYGEQSFKKSDEEVNLADEMADVMFVLICLANQTGINLTDALEKNLEKKSIRDADRHKNNEKLNP; from the coding sequence ATGACCATTAACGAAGCACAGGAAACCGTAGACCGTTGGATTAAAACTACAGGCATCCGTTATTTTAACGAACTGACCAATACCGCCATTCTGATGGAAGAAGTTGGAGAAGTTGCCCGTATCATGGCCCGTAAATACGGTGAACAGTCGTTTAAAAAAAGCGATGAAGAGGTAAACCTCGCCGATGAAATGGCTGATGTAATGTTTGTTTTAATCTGTCTGGCTAATCAAACGGGCATAAATCTTACCGATGCTTTAGAGAAAAATCTGGAGAAAAAGAGCATCCGCGATGCAGACAGACATAAAAATAACGAGAAGCTTAACCCCTAA
- a CDS encoding D-tyrosyl-tRNA(Tyr) deacylase: protein MRAVLQRVTQASCTVDEVVTGAIETGFLVLLGIEDADTLEDLDWLAQKIIGMRVFGDENGLMNKALADVGGDILLISQFTLFASTKKGNRPGFTRAARPDIAIPLYEKMIEKLSGLLDKKVKTGIFGADMKIALLNDGPVTILIDTKNKE, encoded by the coding sequence ATGCGAGCAGTTTTACAAAGAGTTACACAGGCAAGTTGCACGGTTGATGAAGTGGTAACAGGAGCAATTGAAACCGGATTTTTAGTGTTGTTGGGTATAGAAGATGCCGATACTTTAGAGGATTTGGATTGGCTGGCGCAGAAAATTATCGGTATGCGTGTTTTTGGAGATGAAAACGGATTGATGAATAAAGCACTCGCTGATGTTGGTGGCGACATCCTGTTGATCAGTCAGTTTACATTATTCGCCTCAACAAAGAAAGGGAACCGTCCGGGTTTTACGAGGGCTGCACGACCAGACATCGCCATTCCGCTGTACGAGAAAATGATCGAGAAATTATCCGGATTGTTAGACAAAAAAGTAAAAACAGGGATTTTTGGGGCCGATATGAAAATCGCTTTATTAAACGACGGTCCGGTTACGATATTGATTGATACGAAGAATAAAGAATAG
- a CDS encoding 3-oxoacyl-ACP synthase: MHQSKIAGIGYYVPKNVYTNDDLSRFMDTNDAWIQERTGIKERRFADRNEETTTTMGIEAAKIAIERAGITAKDVDFIVFATLSPDYYFPGCGVLLQREMGMGEIGALDIRNQCSGFVYALSVADQFVKTGMYKNVLVVGSEKHSFAMDFETRSRNVSVIFGDGAGAVVLQPTDEPGKGILSTHLHSDGADAEILAMYYPGAHANKWLKDKPAYPEQELGGLFMTQEILDSGAALPYMDGPSVFKKAVVKFPEVIKEALAANNLTEKDIDMLVPHQANLRISQYVQQLLGLNDDQVFNNIQKYGNTTAASVPIALCEAWEAGKIKDGDLVCLAAFGSGFTWASALIRW, encoded by the coding sequence ATGCACCAGTCTAAAATAGCCGGAATAGGTTACTACGTTCCGAAAAATGTATATACCAACGATGATCTAAGCCGTTTTATGGATACCAACGACGCCTGGATTCAGGAACGTACGGGTATTAAAGAACGTCGTTTTGCCGATCGCAATGAGGAAACCACTACCACCATGGGCATCGAGGCGGCCAAAATTGCTATAGAAAGAGCCGGGATTACCGCTAAAGATGTCGATTTTATTGTTTTTGCTACCTTGAGCCCCGATTATTATTTTCCGGGATGTGGTGTGCTGCTGCAGCGAGAAATGGGCATGGGCGAGATCGGTGCTTTGGACATCAGAAATCAATGTTCTGGTTTTGTATATGCACTTTCGGTGGCCGATCAGTTTGTAAAAACAGGCATGTATAAAAATGTGCTGGTAGTGGGGAGCGAGAAACATTCGTTTGCCATGGATTTTGAAACACGAAGCCGTAATGTATCGGTTATTTTTGGTGATGGTGCTGGTGCTGTGGTACTGCAACCTACAGACGAGCCGGGGAAAGGAATTTTAAGTACACATTTACACAGCGATGGTGCCGATGCCGAAATCCTGGCCATGTATTATCCAGGCGCTCATGCCAATAAATGGTTGAAAGATAAACCTGCCTATCCTGAGCAAGAATTAGGTGGGTTATTTATGACGCAGGAAATTTTAGACAGTGGCGCAGCTTTGCCATATATGGATGGTCCGTCGGTTTTCAAAAAAGCAGTGGTGAAATTTCCTGAAGTAATTAAAGAGGCCCTTGCGGCAAATAACCTAACGGAGAAAGATATTGATATGTTGGTGCCACATCAGGCCAATTTGCGTATCAGTCAGTATGTGCAACAGTTGTTAGGCCTAAATGATGATCAGGTTTTTAATAATATTCAAAAATATGGCAATACCACGGCTGCTTCTGTTCCGATAGCTTTATGTGAAGCCTGGGAAGCTGGCAAAATTAAAGATGGCGATCTGGTTTGCCTCGCGGCATTCGGTTCAGGCTTTACCTGGGCCAGTGCGCTGATTAGGTGGTAG
- a CDS encoding Clp protease ClpS has translation MSTETKEETFTLEEILTSLKTVHRLILWNDDINTFDHVIYCMMKYLDYNESQAEKIAWKVHNDGKCPVLEGSFTEMEVYRKILQQEGLTVSVD, from the coding sequence ATGTCTACAGAAACCAAAGAAGAGACCTTTACGCTCGAAGAAATTTTAACTTCCCTAAAAACCGTACATCGCCTTATTTTGTGGAATGATGATATCAATACTTTCGATCATGTGATTTATTGTATGATGAAATACCTGGATTATAACGAATCGCAGGCCGAAAAAATTGCATGGAAAGTGCATAATGATGGAAAATGCCCGGTTTTGGAAGGCTCATTTACCGAAATGGAAGTTTACCGTAAAATTTTACAGCAAGAAGGATTAACGGTTTCTGTTGATTAA
- a CDS encoding thioredoxin family protein — protein MINYREIFEEQGIDYLTYRALIDQLLLEGKATGDVTYDLHYTKMNVQRMSRVDKTISLTDELISTIDHLKGNYKFLVITEGWCGDAAQIVPVFNKIATASLGKIDLKFVLRDKNLPLIDAHLTNGGRAIPVLIVLNESTDQVLGTWGPRPQILQELLKEWKKESTDMPILAEKLHGWYAKDKTQTTQAGLNELLKGLEG, from the coding sequence ATGATAAATTATCGCGAAATTTTTGAGGAACAAGGCATAGACTATTTAACCTACCGCGCATTGATTGACCAACTTCTGTTAGAGGGAAAGGCTACTGGTGATGTAACTTACGATTTGCACTATACTAAAATGAATGTGCAAAGGATGAGTCGTGTGGATAAAACGATCAGCTTAACTGATGAGTTGATTTCAACCATTGATCACCTTAAGGGGAATTATAAATTTTTGGTGATTACTGAAGGGTGGTGTGGCGATGCTGCTCAGATTGTTCCGGTATTTAATAAAATCGCGACGGCCTCATTAGGTAAAATTGACCTGAAATTTGTGCTTAGAGATAAAAATCTGCCATTAATTGATGCGCATTTAACCAATGGAGGAAGAGCTATTCCGGTTTTAATTGTGTTAAATGAATCAACAGACCAAGTTTTAGGAACCTGGGGTCCAAGACCACAAATTTTGCAGGAGCTTTTAAAAGAGTGGAAAAAAGAAAGTACTGATATGCCAATTTTAGCCGAAAAACTTCATGGCTGGTACGCTAAAGATAAAACGCAGACTACACAGGCTGGATTAAATGAACTTTTGAAGGGCTTGGAAGGGTAA
- a CDS encoding 16S rRNA (adenine(1518)-N(6)/adenine(1519)-N(6))-dimethyltransferase: protein MSLVKAKKHLGQHFLTDKGIANRIVEALVNTDKYKQVLEVGPGMGILSDFLLQRTDLETYLIDIDTESFHFLNEKYPQLGDRLINGDFLKLDFDAIFPGQFAIIGNFPYNISSQILFKILDNRNKVVEMVGMFQKEVAQRCAAPAGNKEYGILSVFLQAYYKIEYLFTVKPGTFNPPPKVHSAVIRLTRNEVETLDCDEKLFWRVVKAGFNQRRKTLRNAVSAVMPKDKMDDHIYFEKRAEQLTVADFVALTQHVTKLMEA from the coding sequence ATGAGTTTAGTAAAAGCGAAAAAACATTTAGGTCAACATTTTTTAACCGATAAAGGCATTGCCAACCGCATTGTGGAGGCTTTGGTGAATACCGATAAATATAAACAGGTTTTAGAGGTAGGGCCTGGAATGGGGATCTTATCTGATTTTTTGTTGCAACGTACAGACTTAGAAACTTATCTGATTGATATCGATACCGAATCTTTCCATTTTTTGAATGAAAAATACCCTCAGCTTGGCGACCGGTTGATTAATGGCGATTTTCTGAAACTCGATTTCGATGCTATTTTCCCAGGTCAGTTTGCCATTATCGGCAATTTTCCATACAACATCTCTTCTCAGATTTTATTTAAGATTTTAGATAACCGCAACAAGGTTGTAGAAATGGTTGGCATGTTCCAGAAAGAAGTTGCCCAACGTTGTGCGGCGCCTGCGGGTAACAAAGAGTACGGGATTTTAAGTGTGTTTCTTCAGGCTTATTATAAGATTGAGTATCTGTTTACGGTTAAACCGGGTACATTTAATCCACCGCCAAAAGTGCACTCGGCAGTGATCCGCTTGACCAGAAATGAAGTGGAGACTTTAGACTGCGATGAAAAATTATTCTGGCGGGTGGTTAAGGCTGGTTTTAACCAGCGGAGAAAAACTTTGCGTAATGCGGTTTCTGCGGTAATGCCTAAAGATAAAATGGACGATCATATTTATTTTGAGAAACGTGCAGAGCAGTTAACCGTTGCAGATTTTGTAGCCTTAACACAACATGTAACTAAGTTGATGGAAGCTTAG